TTTTAAGCGGCTGCCTTTTGTTATATTCACTACGGTAAACTTTTGAACCCAACTCCTTCGATCATGGAACATCAGGACAAATACTACAAGGGACTGTTTTTCGGAGCCATGCTCGGCGCGGCGGTCGGTACCATCATGGGCCTGCTCTTCGCTCCGCGCAAGGGCGAGGATACCCAGATGATCATAACCGGCAAGCTCAAACGCGCCATCGATCGGGCGACGGACATGTATGAAGGTTCGGAACTCGAAGCGACCTACAGCAACGAGGCCAAGCACCGCTCGCAGGAGATTATCGACAGTGCGCGCGACGAGGCCCGCAAGATTCTCGACGAGGCGAACGACATCATCAGGGACATTCGCGGCCAGTCCAAAGCGCAGGAGAACTGAGCCATGCTGACCTTCACTGGAGCGGCTGGCGGAGACGCCGGTAACGTGTTGCTTCTGCACGCTTTCCCGGTTTCGGCGGAGATGTGGGAGCCGCAACTCGCCCCGCTCGCCGAGTCGGGCTACCGGGTCATCGCCCCGTACGTCTATGGCTTCGACAGTTCGCCGTCGCGCCCCGGCTGGAGCATGGACGATTACGCCCGCGACCTCGCCCGCCTCATCGAAGCACTCGGCTGGTCAAGCGCGACTGTGGTGGGCCTCTCGATGGGCGGCTACCAGGCGCTGGCATTTTACCGGCTCTACCCGGAGCTGATCGATTCGCTGGTGCTTTGCGACACGCGGGCCAACGCCGATTCGCCGGAGGTGCTGGCCGGGCGGCAGCAGTTCAGAAATGCGGTGATGGAGAAGGGATCGGAGGAGGCCACCGCGAGGATGGTTCCGAACTTTTTCGCGAAGGAGACCTACGCCTCGAACCAGCCGCTCGTCGAGAAAACGCGGGAGAGCATCGTCCGCCAAGCGCCGGAGGAGATCAGCGAAGCGATGCGGGCCATCGCCGAGCGGAAGGATTCGACGGAGCTCTTGACCGAGATCGCCTGCCCGACGCTCATCGTCAACGGCATGGAGGACACCGTCACCACGCAGGAAGTCGCCGCCAAAATGCACGCCCTGATTCCCGGCTCAAAGCTCGAACTGATCCCCGAAGCCGGCCACCTCTCGAACCTCGACCAACCCGCGATGTTTAATGGAATATTGCTGGAGCATTTGCGGAGCTTGTAAACAGTAAACAGCAACCCCCCAACCGGTGTTGACTGGTTGGGGGGTTGCGTTTCTTCCCTTGTATAACGAACATTCTCACGCTAAAAAAACTTATTTTTTATAACGGTCGGGGCTATGCGACGCTGGGGAAATCGAAGCTACTTTCTTATCAACATGCACAAAGTTATAAAAAGATGTACATTTGACGTAACCACTTAAACCCCAGTGGCGTATGAGCCCTTGTTATGCACCGTTTTTCTTTTTTCCATTTATAATATCACTCAATTTATCTTTATAATCACTCAATAAACTATTAACGTACTTCATTGAGTCAAATAGTTCCTGATACTTGTCATATTGTGCTTGTATATCCTGTGGAGTCTTTCTTTTGTTCTCTTCTAATTCTAAAGCTTCATTATACCATTTTCTAAACTTTGCCTGATATTCTGTTAGATGAGGTCTTAATCCTTCGTTAAGAATGTCAGTTAAAAGTTTTATTAAATCTTTTGATTCATTATTTTCTAAGAGCATTACGCCTGTAAGTTTCTTTAACTCGTCTCTTGTTATTTGAAATAATGAATACCAAGAATTGTAAACTTCTACAATTACATCATTGTTCTCAATCGGGAGAGCTGCTTTTCTAGTAATCATCTCTATATATATTCTATGAGCAATTTCAATATTTTGATAATTACGGTTTATTGCATATTCAACTTCAGCTCCTCCAATTTTGTATTTAAGTTTTATCGAAACCACCTCATTGTGAACATTGTTCGATTTAATATAGCGTTTTATTAAAAATCGAATAAGGAAGAATAACGCAATTCCAATTAACAAAATCCAAATATTCAGAATGAGAGAAAATGTTCCCTCACACAAATTGAATTTAAAATCTATAATATTAATTTCATTCATACCAACGGTCTCCTGTTCTATTATCTACAAATGAAGAAAAAGAATTATCTGGAATAACTTTATCCCTATTCAAAAATGCTTCATGAATCCAACTCTGAACAATATGTGGATTTGTGTTCCAATTATATAGTTTTGCAAATCCTTTTTCCCAAATTTTATAAAGTCTTGGTGGAATTGTGTAGGGATTAAATTTATTGTCAGATGTAATAGGATAACTTGGCAAAAAGATACCTAACAGTCCTGAACGTGGATTTAATCTTGTGTCACGAATGCATGAACCAATTTCCCAATCAACATGTTTTCTCTGCCATGTTTGAGTTCCAATAAGGACTACTGTTACAGTTGAATCTCTTAAGTATTCATCTCTAATCTTTTGACGTATTGTTTCAGCATTCAGATTGGAATCAATTTCGCCAATTTGAACAGATTTTGAAACCATTATATCATAATGATTTGCAAAAAGCCCTTCAAATAAATTCCTATAATGTTGGTCATTAGCGTGATGATAGCTAACAAATACTTTGTGACGTTGCATAAACTTATGATTTACTTATATTTATATTCAGAAAACTTGGAATTGGTAAATTGTCCCTGTCCAATATTTTAGCTAAAGGGAGCAATAAATCTTCATACCTATTCATATCTTCCAGACTATTATTAAATCGGTCAACCCCTTTTAACGATTTAAGAAAAGAAAAAAAATCATTTCTAGTTCGAATAATATTATCAATCCTTAAATAGTCTGGTAAATTTGCTTCGATAATACTTTTATGCCTTAATGCAAATATTTTCACACTATCAAAAGCATAAGCATAACCTAATTCAAACGGCACCCATTTTGAATTAAGCGAATTATCTGAAGCAATACAAATCATAAAATCAGAACCTTGTATTCCCTTTTTTATAGCTGCAACAACTTTTTGAGGATCTTTTTTTCCATCAACTGATTGCAAATTCATATCGTTTTTATCAAGAAAAACTTCAATCTTATGTAAATCCAAGAAGTTAGCAATAACTTCTGCGTACTCAATGTCATTATTTTGGTAACTTATAAAAAACTTTCATTTGTATGGAAATAATTAATTTTCAATAATATAAATAGGCAACTCTTGCAGATTATTTCCAGTTTCGGAAAGATTTATTAAACCACCTAATCGTGAAGGCATAAAAATAAATCGTGGAGCTTTTTCGAATTACATTATTTTCACCAACTCTCATTTTTGTTTCAATATCCTTTATTGTGCCTAAGTTTTCATGTTCTGGTTTGCTGAAATTCAACAATTTTTCAATTTCATTTTCTAAATCATTCAATTTTTCTTCAATATTTTTTTCTGATTTATTGATTGGCTTTTGCAATAAAACAGTCTCCCAGAACTCGTTTGAAAAAACTTCATCTCCTAAATAATCCTTACCAAATAAATAGTCAATTAATTCATTTTCGTTAATTAAATTTGACGTGCTTTCAGGCATATAATTCATTTGTTGTCTGAACATTGATTGATAATACTCCTTATTCTCTTTACTAAGTTTGCCTGTTTTTACTTGCAGTTTTAATTCAGAAAAGTGTTCCTTAATATTTGTTTCAATTTGCATCAAAGCATCTTGATCTTTTAGTACCTCGCTTACCTGCTCTTCGTTCAATCCTTGTTGCAATAACATATATGGCAACATTTTCTTGAAAATCGTTTTAATATATTCTTCTATTGCCAAAGCACTATCAGTCTCTGTACTCCATAAAATTCTGTTCATTAGCCTTAAAGACTTAACTGATTCATATCCCATTCCACCTGGAGAACAATTAGATTGTATTCGAGCAATTCGTTTTGCAATTTTATCACTTATTGCAAGTGGTTTTATTTCTTTTACACAGTCTGTAACCGGATTATATAGCAATAATTTTCTTGGTTTTTTGTTATTTCTTTTATCAATATTTTGATGCAGTAAGTATGAATAAACTAACAATTCACCACGAGTCCACCATGAATCTAAATAATCATCAGAACCATAAATCCATAATTCATCGCAGTGCATTATATAATCATGGTCAATAATTGTAAGCAATTGCCAAATACGTTGTTTGGTATTTAATTCTGTGGCATAAACTAAACTTCCATCTTCAAGGTATTTTGCAGTCTTAGATTCGCTGTTGTGATAAATACCTTCTTTTAAATCCAAGGATAATTGTTTTACAGATTTTTTATAGTTTGCAGGAAGATGTAAAAACTCAGCACAATCCATTATGTAGGATTTGTATTTATTATAATCATTTCCAAGTATCCTTTGTATTGCCTTTTGAAAATCATTAGTATCAGTGTCAAATGCATTATTTGAAATTTCTCTTAATTTATTCAATATATGTTCTGGAACAAAGGATTTCAGATGGTCAAAAGATTTTTTTACAAGTCGAATAGATTTCTGATATTGATATTTGGTTTTGAAACTTATAAAAATTGAAGTCTCTTGATTTTTATTATTATATACATGGTCTATTGATTCTTCCATGTATTTGTAAAAACCATTTATAGTGTCTTTATCACCTGATAAAAACTTTTTTATGTCGGGTTTATTTGTCTTTCTTGGCTCTAAAGCTATTTGATTTTGTTGTTTGTTTTCTGAGTTCAGAATAAGTTTTTTTTCTAACCAATCAATAATTTGTTGATTGGTAAAAATATTTGTCTTATAATCGGGATAACCTCCATTATCTGTACCATAAAAATTAATAGGTAAATAGTTTCTACTAACAACTAGAATGTGTTCCAAAGATTTTGGATGTTCATTTGCAATATCAAAATTATTTATTTCATTGTTTTCACCTTCTCTTGTTGCATCAATTATCACAATATCATCAGATAAACAAGCCTCAAAAAAATCCATTTGTCCAATCTCTTGAACAAATCGGTTATATATTTTAAGTAGTAAACCTACTTTAGATAGTTGTTCTATTTCTTTTTCAAATGCATAATCAACAGAATGGTTTTTGTATTCATTAACTGGTAATGAATACTTACGCATTAGTAAAATGATTATTTCGTTAATAAGCTCAATGCTTGT
This genomic window from Chlorobaculum limnaeum contains:
- a CDS encoding toll/interleukin-1 receptor domain-containing protein, whose product is MDLHKIEVFLDKNDMNLQSVDGKKDPQKVVAAIKKGIQGSDFMICIASDNSLNSKWVPFELGYAYAFDSVKIFALRHKSIIEANLPDYLRIDNIIRTRNDFFSFLKSLKGVDRFNNSLEDMNRYEDLLLPLAKILDRDNLPIPSFLNINISKS
- a CDS encoding TIR domain-containing protein, whose protein sequence is MQRHKVFVSYHHANDQHYRNLFEGLFANHYDIMVSKSVQIGEIDSNLNAETIRQKIRDEYLRDSTVTVVLIGTQTWQRKHVDWEIGSCIRDTRLNPRSGLLGIFLPSYPITSDNKFNPYTIPPRLYKIWEKGFAKLYNWNTNPHIVQSWIHEAFLNRDKVIPDNSFSSFVDNRTGDRWYE
- a CDS encoding alpha/beta fold hydrolase translates to MLTFTGAAGGDAGNVLLLHAFPVSAEMWEPQLAPLAESGYRVIAPYVYGFDSSPSRPGWSMDDYARDLARLIEALGWSSATVVGLSMGGYQALAFYRLYPELIDSLVLCDTRANADSPEVLAGRQQFRNAVMEKGSEEATARMVPNFFAKETYASNQPLVEKTRESIVRQAPEEISEAMRAIAERKDSTELLTEIACPTLIVNGMEDTVTTQEVAAKMHALIPGSKLELIPEAGHLSNLDQPAMFNGILLEHLRSL
- a CDS encoding YtxH domain-containing protein, encoding MEHQDKYYKGLFFGAMLGAAVGTIMGLLFAPRKGEDTQMIITGKLKRAIDRATDMYEGSELEATYSNEAKHRSQEIIDSARDEARKILDEANDIIRDIRGQSKAQEN